From the genome of Scytonema hofmannii PCC 7110, one region includes:
- a CDS encoding putative bifunctional diguanylate cyclase/phosphodiesterase — translation MILTNEQHFRDVFHSASIGIAYVGLTGQWLQVNQQICEIVGYTQQELLERTFQDITHPEDLEADLEYMRRLLISEIQTYSMEKRYIRKNGSHVWIYLTVALVRSPKGEPEYFISVIKDISERKQIQEKLNLLAYYDVLTGLPNRFKFLETLHQCIESTRANPDNLFSVLYLSLDQYRVIKYSLGHSQSDKLLIEVVRRFLSCLNHSHVLARVGEDEFAILIRNERNAENITTIANRLREQVMKSPFKLNPPFESFTINIGIVNSTIGSDQPEDFLRAADTAMHYAKLQGRDSTVVFEKAMQQSALELLQLETDLQQAIKSQQLYLSYQPIVSLKTGSIAGFEALIRWQHPTRGIVLPTEFIPLVEETGLIVSITEWVLETANRQLSLWQKEFFNQSSLSMSVNLPGIQFTQPNLIEFIDRLLLKFGLKGENLKIEITESMLVDNTKQVIVVLEKLKARNIQLSIDDFGTGYSCFSYLHSLPIDNLKIDRSFINQITGNRKKLGIVRAIVTLARDLGLNVIAEGVETAEQLNILRELGCDYAQGYFFSKPLDTKEVDNFMRNSLGKKAEVRNQKVGSLSRQ, via the coding sequence ATGATTTTGACAAATGAGCAACACTTTCGTGACGTATTCCATTCTGCATCTATCGGTATTGCATATGTAGGATTAACAGGTCAGTGGTTGCAAGTTAACCAACAGATCTGCGAGATTGTAGGATATACTCAACAGGAGTTATTAGAGCGGACTTTCCAAGACATCACCCATCCTGAAGATTTAGAAGCTGACCTTGAATATATGCGTCGCTTGTTGATATCAGAGATTCAAACCTACTCAATGGAAAAGCGGTACATCCGCAAAAATGGCTCCCATGTTTGGATTTACTTGACTGTTGCACTTGTGCGTTCCCCCAAAGGAGAACCTGAGTATTTTATTTCTGTTATTAAAGATATTAGCGAGCGCAAACAAATACAAGAAAAGTTAAATTTATTAGCTTATTATGATGTTTTAACAGGTTTACCTAATCGCTTCAAATTTTTGGAGACCCTGCATCAATGTATTGAATCTACCAGAGCCAATCCCGATAATTTATTTTCAGTCCTCTATTTAAGCCTTGACCAATACCGGGTTATTAAATACAGTCTCGGTCACAGCCAAAGCGATAAACTTTTAATTGAGGTTGTTCGCCGATTCTTGAGTTGTTTGAACCATAGCCATGTTTTAGCACGGGTAGGAGAAGATGAGTTTGCTATTTTAATTAGGAATGAAAGAAATGCTGAGAATATAACAACCATTGCAAATCGCCTTCGAGAGCAAGTCATGAAATCACCTTTTAAGCTCAACCCTCCTTTTGAATCATTTACGATCAATATTGGTATTGTTAATAGCACCATTGGATCTGACCAACCTGAAGACTTTTTGCGAGCAGCAGATACTGCTATGCATTATGCAAAATTACAAGGACGAGACAGTACAGTTGTGTTTGAGAAAGCCATGCAACAAAGCGCTCTTGAGCTTTTGCAGTTGGAAACCGACTTGCAACAAGCAATCAAAAGTCAACAGTTATATTTGAGCTATCAACCGATAGTCTCACTAAAAACTGGTTCGATCGCAGGGTTTGAAGCACTTATTAGATGGCAGCATCCTACCAGAGGGATTGTTCTTCCTACAGAGTTCATTCCATTAGTAGAAGAAACGGGATTAATTGTATCTATTACTGAATGGGTATTAGAAACGGCTAACCGACAGTTAAGTTTGTGGCAAAAAGAGTTTTTTAACCAGTCATCTCTCTCCATGAGTGTTAATTTGCCTGGAATTCAATTCACGCAACCAAATTTAATTGAGTTTATCGATCGACTTCTTTTAAAATTTGGACTGAAAGGAGAAAATCTGAAAATAGAAATTACTGAGAGTATGCTTGTAGACAATACAAAACAAGTGATTGTCGTACTCGAAAAATTAAAAGCTAGAAACATTCAGTTATCCATTGATGATTTTGGAACAGGATATTCATGTTTCAGCTATTTACACAGTCTTCCTATTGATAATTTAAAGATTGACCGTTCTTTTATTAACCAAATTACAGGAAATCGGAAAAAATTAGGTATTGTTCGAGCAATAGTTACCCTAGCACGAGACTTAGGATTGAATGTCATAGCAGAAGGAGTGGAAACCGCAGAACAGTTAAATATTCTTCGAGAGTTAGGATGCGATTATGCACAAGGGTACTTTTTTTCTAAACCATTAGATACGAAAGAAGTTGATAATTTTATGAGGAATAGTTTGGGAAAGAAGGCAGAGGTTAGAAATCAAAAGGTTGGAAGTCTCAGTAGACAGTGA
- a CDS encoding glycosyltransferase family 4 protein, with protein sequence MHILIYSYNYYPEPIGIAPLMTELAEGLVKQGHQVRVITGMPNYPQREIYPGYRGKWYVTEQKNGVTIQRSYLRIKSKPNLLDRLLLELSFVFTSIPQALNGWRPDVILLTVPPLLVSLPASLLSWLYNCPVVLNVQDILPEAAVRVGLVKNKLMIRALEALEKFAYRRAHTISVIAQGFLENLVSKGVPIQKIVCIPNWVNVNFIRPLPKEKNYFRAEHQLEGKFVVMYSGNIALTQGLETVIEAAISLRHIPEIVFVIAGESKALQWLQKYCLASEVNNVLLVPLQPREKLPEMLAAADIGLVVQKSNVISFNMPSKIPLLLASGRPILASVPATGTAARSVVESGGGIVVTPESPDALAKAILYLYNNPDVATQLGDKGRQFAIERYSFEQALRNYEALFSRVMARQEQNLSILPTINVDESASQDFLESHLRENPTTHHENPSSTYSLLPTPHSHFLG encoded by the coding sequence ATGCACATTCTGATTTACTCCTACAACTACTATCCAGAACCGATTGGAATAGCCCCATTGATGACTGAACTCGCCGAGGGGCTTGTCAAACAAGGTCATCAAGTCAGAGTTATTACGGGTATGCCCAATTACCCACAGCGAGAAATCTATCCGGGTTATCGTGGTAAGTGGTACGTAACAGAACAGAAAAATGGTGTCACTATTCAGCGTTCTTACTTACGCATTAAATCCAAACCAAATTTGCTGGATCGACTGTTACTAGAATTGAGTTTTGTATTTACAAGCATACCGCAAGCACTAAACGGCTGGAGACCTGATGTAATTCTTCTGACAGTACCTCCGTTACTGGTATCATTACCAGCTAGCCTACTGAGTTGGCTGTATAACTGTCCGGTAGTACTAAATGTACAAGATATCCTTCCAGAAGCGGCTGTACGTGTTGGGCTAGTGAAAAACAAATTGATGATTCGCGCCCTAGAGGCTTTAGAAAAGTTTGCCTACAGACGCGCCCATACCATTAGCGTAATTGCCCAAGGCTTTTTAGAGAATTTAGTCAGTAAGGGAGTCCCCATCCAGAAAATAGTTTGTATCCCCAATTGGGTGAATGTCAATTTCATCCGCCCCTTACCAAAAGAGAAGAACTATTTTCGGGCGGAACATCAGCTTGAAGGAAAATTTGTGGTGATGTACTCAGGCAATATAGCACTGACCCAAGGTTTAGAAACAGTCATCGAAGCAGCAATTTCTTTGCGCCACATTCCAGAAATTGTTTTTGTGATCGCAGGTGAATCAAAAGCCCTCCAGTGGCTGCAAAAATACTGTTTGGCATCTGAGGTAAATAATGTTTTGCTTGTACCGTTACAGCCCAGGGAAAAATTGCCTGAAATGTTAGCCGCCGCCGATATTGGGTTAGTCGTGCAAAAGAGCAATGTAATTTCTTTCAATATGCCTTCTAAAATTCCACTCCTACTAGCTTCTGGTCGCCCTATATTAGCTAGCGTTCCTGCTACAGGTACAGCAGCGCGATCCGTAGTCGAAAGTGGTGGAGGTATAGTCGTGACGCCAGAGTCACCAGATGCTTTAGCCAAAGCGATACTATACTTGTATAACAATCCTGACGTTGCAACTCAACTTGGCGATAAAGGCAGACAATTTGCTATTGAACGTTATTCTTTTGAGCAAGCTTTAAGAAATTATGAAGCACTGTTTTCTAGAGTTATGGCACGTCAAGAACAAAATTTAAGTATCTTGCCAACAATTAATGTCGATGAATCTGCCAGTCAAGATTTTCTAGAAAGTCATTTACGAGAAAATCCCACAACTCATCATGAAAATCCTTCTTCCACCTACTCCCTACTCCCTACTCCCCACTCCCATTTTCTAGGTTGA
- the def gene encoding peptide deformylase, translated as MVSLPIIQLGDRRLRQKASAIENIHDDRIQKLIDDLIATVAKASGVGIAAPQVAESLRLFIVASHPNPRYPNAPEMEPTAMINPKIIAHSTEVVKGWEGCLCVPGIRGLVPRYQAIEVEYMDKNGKLQKQELTDFVARIFQHESDHLDGIIFLDRLESTLDIMTEEEYQKQIAQPRKWEWGVGSRE; from the coding sequence ATGGTATCACTTCCAATCATTCAATTAGGCGATCGCAGACTGCGTCAAAAAGCTTCAGCAATTGAAAATATCCATGACGATCGCATTCAAAAACTGATAGATGATTTAATCGCAACAGTTGCTAAAGCGAGTGGTGTAGGAATCGCTGCACCCCAAGTTGCAGAATCCTTACGCTTATTTATTGTGGCATCTCATCCCAATCCCAGATACCCAAATGCTCCAGAAATGGAACCAACTGCTATGATAAATCCCAAAATTATTGCACATTCCACTGAGGTGGTGAAAGGGTGGGAAGGTTGTTTGTGTGTTCCGGGAATTCGAGGTTTAGTTCCCAGATATCAAGCAATTGAAGTAGAGTATATGGATAAAAATGGCAAGCTGCAAAAGCAAGAACTTACAGATTTTGTAGCTCGAATTTTTCAACACGAGTCCGATCACCTTGATGGTATAATCTTCCTCGATAGACTGGAAAGCACCCTAGATATTATGACCGAGGAGGAGTATCAAAAGCAAATCGCTCAACCTAGAAAATGGGAGTGGGGAGTAGGGAGTAGGGAGTAG
- a CDS encoding HhoA/HhoB/HtrA family serine endopeptidase: protein MKTKDHEFQSKDGDKQRFSPQLSSTTKIVFMLLCSITAAFLGGCSIPAVTLEEQKPNQESQAQAENTAQNTNENTVPVVAPIFSGSDNPNFVVGVVKKVGPAVVRINAARKISQQLPEEFDDPFFRRFFGDMRPSEPRQRVEQGSGSGFIINSAGQILTNSHVVNGADRVTVKLKDGREFEGRVLGEDPVTDVAVIKIDAGKLPTVPLGNSENLQPGEAVIAIGNPLGLDNTVTSGILSATGRSSSDIGATDKRVDYIQTDAAINPGNSGGPLLNVRGEVIGMNTAIIRGAQGLGFAIPINTAQRIAQELISQGKVEHPYLGIQMVTLTPELRDKINSSSEVNITASKGVLLVDIVPRSPAATAGLRQGDIIQGINNQPVTKIEEVQKIVEGSKIGVSIQVQVQRDGQTTQITVRPAALPVRRYS, encoded by the coding sequence ATGAAGACAAAAGACCATGAATTTCAATCCAAAGACGGCGACAAGCAACGTTTTTCGCCTCAACTTTCCTCAACCACCAAAATTGTATTTATGCTATTGTGCAGCATAACAGCGGCATTTCTTGGGGGTTGTTCCATACCTGCTGTCACTCTTGAGGAACAAAAACCTAATCAAGAGTCACAAGCTCAAGCTGAAAACACAGCCCAAAACACCAACGAGAACACCGTCCCAGTTGTCGCACCAATATTTTCGGGGTCTGACAATCCTAACTTCGTAGTCGGAGTGGTCAAAAAGGTAGGACCAGCTGTGGTTCGTATTAATGCAGCCAGGAAAATTTCGCAGCAGTTACCAGAAGAATTCGACGATCCATTTTTCCGAAGGTTTTTTGGGGATATGCGACCATCAGAACCAAGACAAAGAGTAGAACAGGGAAGTGGTTCTGGGTTTATTATTAACTCCGCAGGGCAAATTCTGACCAATTCTCACGTGGTTAATGGTGCCGATCGCGTGACAGTAAAATTAAAAGATGGTCGTGAATTTGAAGGACGTGTTCTTGGTGAAGATCCGGTGACGGATGTGGCGGTTATCAAGATAGATGCTGGCAAATTACCCACAGTTCCTCTTGGTAATTCAGAGAACTTGCAACCGGGAGAAGCAGTGATTGCCATTGGTAATCCTTTGGGTTTGGACAACACTGTCACTTCGGGAATTCTCAGTGCTACAGGACGTTCTAGCAGTGATATCGGCGCTACCGATAAGCGAGTGGATTACATTCAAACCGATGCAGCTATTAATCCCGGTAACTCTGGCGGACCATTATTAAATGTTCGCGGTGAAGTCATTGGTATGAACACTGCTATTATCCGAGGTGCTCAAGGGTTAGGATTTGCCATTCCCATTAACACGGCGCAGCGAATAGCTCAAGAATTGATTTCCCAGGGAAAAGTCGAACATCCTTATTTGGGTATTCAGATGGTAACGCTAACACCAGAACTCAGAGACAAAATCAACTCTAGCTCTGAGGTTAATATTACTGCTAGCAAAGGAGTTTTGTTAGTTGATATTGTTCCCCGTTCTCCAGCAGCCACTGCAGGTCTCAGACAAGGTGATATTATTCAAGGTATTAACAACCAACCTGTTACGAAAATAGAAGAAGTCCAAAAAATAGTCGAAGGTAGCAAGATCGGAGTTTCAATACAAGTACAAGTGCAACGTGATGGACAAACCACACAAATAACAGTGCGTCCCGCAGCATTACCAGTTCGTCGTTATAGTTAA
- the dnaA gene encoding chromosomal replication initiator protein DnaA gives MEMPIDSLWNQVLERLQLELSRPTFETWIKTASAVQFENNCLVIRTPNPFARNWLQKYYIRTIANVVQDILGYRVDIYITVEEGEEVPNLEDTEGSWEIPTQYTTPEKVSKRTKTAELNPKYVFSRFVVGANNRMAHAASLAVAESPGREFNPLFLCGGVGLGKTHLMQAIGHYRWSIHPDSSIFYVSTEQFTNDLITAIRKDSMQSFREHYRAADVLLVDDIQFIEGKEYTQEEFFHTFNTLHEAGKQVVLASDRPPNQIPRLQERLCSRFSMGLIADIQTPDLETRMAILQKKAEYENIRLPRDVIEYIASHYTSNIRELEGALIRAVAYISIWGLPMTVESITPILEPPTEKVASTPEAILSAIVDTFDISIEDLKGNSRRREISWARQIGMYLMRQHTDLSLPRIGEEFGGKDHTTVIYSCEKITQLKETDHNLVQTLRQLSDRLRGAK, from the coding sequence ATGGAAATGCCCATAGACAGTCTGTGGAATCAGGTACTGGAACGCTTGCAACTAGAGCTATCCCGCCCCACGTTTGAAACCTGGATTAAAACTGCCAGTGCGGTGCAATTTGAAAATAATTGCTTAGTGATTCGCACTCCCAACCCATTTGCTCGCAATTGGTTACAAAAATATTACATAAGAACTATTGCTAATGTAGTACAAGATATTCTTGGTTATCGCGTAGATATATATATAACGGTTGAGGAAGGGGAAGAAGTTCCCAATCTCGAAGACACAGAAGGTTCTTGGGAAATACCAACCCAATATACCACTCCTGAAAAAGTCTCCAAACGAACCAAAACAGCAGAATTAAATCCAAAGTACGTCTTTTCACGATTTGTGGTTGGTGCTAACAATCGGATGGCGCATGCGGCTTCCCTGGCGGTTGCTGAATCTCCAGGAAGAGAATTTAACCCCTTATTTTTATGTGGTGGGGTAGGCTTGGGGAAAACGCACCTTATGCAAGCGATCGGACACTATCGATGGTCGATTCATCCTGATTCCAGCATATTTTATGTCTCCACGGAACAATTTACAAACGATCTCATCACTGCTATCCGTAAAGATAGCATGCAAAGTTTTCGCGAGCATTATCGTGCTGCGGATGTACTTTTAGTGGATGACATTCAGTTTATTGAAGGTAAGGAGTACACCCAAGAAGAGTTTTTCCACACCTTTAATACTTTACATGAAGCAGGCAAACAAGTCGTCTTGGCATCCGATCGCCCTCCCAACCAAATTCCTCGCTTGCAAGAACGGTTGTGTTCCCGATTCTCTATGGGATTGATAGCTGACATCCAAACTCCAGATTTAGAGACGCGGATGGCGATTCTACAAAAAAAAGCTGAGTATGAAAATATTCGCCTACCAAGGGATGTCATTGAGTATATCGCCTCACACTACACTTCTAATATTCGAGAATTAGAAGGAGCATTAATTCGTGCAGTGGCGTACATTTCCATTTGGGGCTTACCCATGACAGTAGAAAGTATTACTCCCATTTTAGAACCACCAACTGAGAAGGTAGCATCAACTCCAGAAGCAATTCTATCAGCTATTGTGGATACTTTTGATATATCAATAGAAGACTTGAAAGGAAATTCGCGACGGCGAGAAATTAGCTGGGCGCGTCAGATTGGAATGTATCTCATGCGCCAACATACCGATTTGAGTTTGCCGAGAATAGGAGAAGAGTTTGGCGGTAAAGACCATACAACGGTGATCTATAGTTGTGAAAAAATTACTCAACTCAAAGAAACCGACCATAATTTGGTACAAACTCTACGTCAGTTGAGCGATCGGTTGCGTGGAGCAAAATGA
- a CDS encoding ATP-binding protein, giving the protein MKGISVDELRAKILVVDDEPTNLRLLSMTLAQEGYEVRCAKNGELALLSAQTNPPDLILLDITMPEMDGYEVCQQFKANAQTCDIPVIFLSALNQTLNKVKAFNVGGVDYITKPFQVEEVLVRVKNQLAIQLLHKKLIEQNGLLQKENYKRQQEIAERLEAERKLEQLTTELKRSNQELETFAYVAAHDLQEPLRAVTGYTQLLIDEYQDRLDGTALEYMDLVADGATRMQQLIKDLLAYSRVSSRGQEFTPIDLNGVLHQVMKNLQVAIAESNANISHDPLPTIAGDKTQLVQLFQNLIGNAIKFRQKEPPEIHIAAKLKDGHWLFSVRDNGIGIKPQYLDRIFEIFKRLHTRTEFPGTGIGLAICKKIVERHQGRIWAESQLGEGTTFYFTIPKCS; this is encoded by the coding sequence ATGAAGGGCATATCTGTTGATGAACTCCGAGCTAAAATTTTAGTTGTAGATGATGAACCCACTAACCTGCGTCTTTTATCTATGACTTTGGCTCAAGAGGGCTATGAAGTAAGATGTGCCAAAAATGGTGAATTGGCTTTACTCTCAGCACAAACAAACCCACCCGATTTAATTTTGCTCGATATCACAATGCCAGAAATGGATGGATATGAGGTTTGCCAACAGTTCAAAGCTAATGCACAAACTTGTGATATCCCAGTGATTTTTTTAAGCGCCCTGAATCAGACTCTTAATAAGGTAAAAGCCTTTAATGTTGGTGGAGTAGATTACATCACCAAACCGTTTCAGGTGGAAGAAGTTTTAGTTCGCGTCAAAAACCAACTGGCTATCCAATTGTTACACAAGAAATTAATTGAGCAAAACGGTTTACTGCAAAAAGAAAACTACAAACGCCAACAGGAAATTGCTGAGCGATTGGAAGCAGAACGCAAACTCGAACAACTCACAACTGAGTTGAAACGCTCAAATCAAGAGTTAGAAACTTTTGCTTATGTAGCTGCTCACGATTTGCAAGAACCATTAAGGGCGGTGACGGGTTACACCCAACTTTTAATCGATGAATATCAAGACCGTTTAGATGGGACAGCCCTAGAATACATGGATTTGGTTGCGGATGGGGCAACTCGGATGCAACAATTGATTAAAGACTTGCTTGCTTACTCTCGCGTGAGTTCTCGCGGTCAAGAATTTACACCCATAGACCTTAATGGCGTATTGCATCAGGTAATGAAAAATTTGCAGGTTGCGATCGCCGAGAGCAACGCTAACATTTCCCACGATCCCTTACCCACAATTGCTGGTGACAAGACCCAGTTAGTCCAGTTATTTCAAAATCTTATTGGTAACGCTATTAAATTTCGTCAAAAAGAACCTCCTGAAATTCACATTGCTGCTAAGTTAAAAGATGGGCATTGGTTGTTTTCAGTGCGAGATAACGGTATTGGGATCAAACCTCAATATCTTGACCGTATTTTTGAAATTTTCAAACGTCTTCACACCCGCACAGAATTTCCCGGTACTGGCATTGGTTTGGCTATTTGTAAGAAGATTGTGGAACGTCACCAGGGACGTATCTGGGCTGAATCACAGCTAGGAGAAGGAACTACATTTTACTTTACGATTCCTAAGTGTAGCTGA